In the genome of Paenibacillus sp. FSL R5-0766, one region contains:
- a CDS encoding exosporium glycoprotein BclB-related protein, with translation MAITTGLRNVGSQGPAGPAGPAGPAGPQGVPGPQGPAGVAGSQGGVGPAGTPGAAGAQGPAGTTGATGATGAAGPAGGATGATGATGSTGAVGAAGVTGATGDPGVAGATGATGATGVTGDTGAAGIAGVTGATGATGIAGVTGSTGVTGATGSGAIIPFASGGPAILTTIAGGLVGTTSLIGFGSSATGVSILGGTIDLTGTIVGPLINFAFSVPRDGVITSIAAYFSTTAALALVGSTVTITAQLFSSPTPDNAFTAVPGAVVTLAPPLTGIIALGSISNGITTGLAIPVSAQTRLLLVFSATATGLSLVNTVVGYASGGVNIT, from the coding sequence TTGGCTATCACAACAGGGCTTAGAAACGTAGGGAGTCAAGGTCCGGCAGGACCAGCAGGACCAGCAGGACCAGCAGGTCCTCAGGGCGTACCTGGTCCACAAGGCCCGGCAGGCGTTGCTGGTTCTCAGGGTGGTGTAGGTCCAGCGGGTACACCGGGAGCTGCTGGTGCTCAGGGACCAGCAGGTACGACAGGTGCTACTGGCGCTACGGGTGCGGCAGGCCCAGCAGGTGGCGCAACAGGAGCCACAGGTGCAACGGGGAGTACAGGAGCTGTTGGGGCAGCGGGCGTTACAGGAGCAACAGGTGATCCTGGCGTAGCAGGAGCCACCGGGGCTACCGGGGCAACGGGTGTGACAGGAGATACGGGTGCAGCCGGAATTGCAGGGGTAACCGGGGCTACCGGCGCAACTGGGATTGCGGGAGTAACTGGCAGCACTGGTGTTACAGGAGCTACGGGTTCTGGCGCCATTATACCGTTTGCTTCTGGCGGACCTGCCATATTGACAACCATTGCTGGTGGACTGGTAGGAACCACAAGTCTCATTGGTTTCGGAAGCTCGGCAACCGGAGTCAGCATTCTGGGTGGCACCATTGATTTAACGGGGACGATTGTTGGACCACTCATTAACTTTGCGTTCTCTGTTCCACGGGATGGCGTTATAACTTCCATTGCTGCTTATTTTAGTACAACAGCAGCCTTGGCTTTGGTCGGTTCAACGGTGACCATCACTGCGCAATTATTCAGTTCACCTACTCCTGATAATGCATTTACTGCGGTTCCGGGGGCGGTCGTTACACTGGCACCTCCACTCACCGGTATTATTGCATTGGGTAGTATTTCCAATGGCATAACAACCGGATTGGCTATACCTGTGAGTGCACAGACACGTCTTCTGCTTGTATTCTCCGCAACGGCAACTGGACTTTCTCTTGTGAATACCGTTGTTGGTTATGCAAGTGGCGGCGTGAACATTACATGA
- a CDS encoding S8 family peptidase yields the protein MIKINRLRKPISMGLSLLLAFSIIHPVSAENSTSSKLDMKSGLAKVTESKVNAKLTKEFDGSEYVTYLVKMKEQVDTAAVSKQALEKATIAKQTASATKLSVRNSVVSSLRETASRTQYPLETYLEKEVDLGKVKEYKSYFIVNSLAVTSTKEVMEQIALLPEVEKILPNETRYLQKAEVSKEPANAVSGKDAVQTPAKDSSVGVKDKEPAAKDKLATENVEWNLDYINAPAVWDRGIDGTGIVVANLDSGVDYTHPALRSKWRGLDASGNIVDPELSWYDPHSNASLPADGDGHGTHTMGTMVGSEADGTNQIGVAPGAKWIGVRIFNPETTDAIILDGGQWLIAPVDAEGNLHPELAPDVVNNSWGGGPGLDEWFRPMVQAWRDAQIFPEFSAGNVTLTNPGGPGSVANPANYPESFATGATDINGNLGSFSLLGPSPYDEIKPEVSAPGVNIRSSVPGGVYEGGWNGTSMAGPHTTALAALLLQANHSLTVDQLEQIITDTATPRTDSQYPTSPNNGYGHGIINALDAVGSVLEGIGTVSGRVVTAGDDLEEPVLVHTPVNSAFTGIDIPLTAHVTDNVAVVSVEAFAKTTGTNQYVYLPMNRIAGDNKDGTYTATIPAFLIEPQGVEYYIRVNDYGNNGFESQVYKVAVSNGVQPGYLQDFEEDQLGFTTGGTGSTWVWGAPTSGPGSAYSGDKVIATNLQGTYVANSNAYLLAPPIDLTESPEGALLSFKHWYDLENNIDFGKVYIASEDSDYVFEELLTFTGTGGNWKTQYVDLREYAGQQVFIKFNLTSDNSLQKAGWYIDDFAVEELDEIAPGAPAGLSATADILGNVALSWTGPSDEDLESYIVYRSTTAGSGYESIGTATGTTFTDTATVTDSTYYYTVSALDYSGNESDKSNEVSITVEVPQDIYIDHFDGSDDNGWTHSGTKDEWERGIPVTGPASAVSPPNVWATDLDNTYESGSNYSLVSPVIDLTDVSEGTLTFNHWYEIESGYDYGYVEVTKDGGTTWSELGKFSHTTNGKQWTPVFYDLDALTGNEVQFRFRLTSDNSVVKTGWFIDDFRVLGVAAETVTEDSAVVLNNDKPKPSYDNPWYKISRTDKAEFNKTKQQQPEVEKPETGSVNPQSLPASATVTVLETGRSVKTDPATGKYNFTHVAGDYTLKAEAYGYYPQTQQVTITDGNGAKANFNLEEIPHGQIEGVVTDERTGQPLADASVLVVEDANIGEVRTGSDGSFNIQVLEGSYTLSIRAADYYSKTVTVTVPGNGTAEANVALKPFIGFPGEIAYDDGSAENARAFNAADNAWAVRMTPELETAQLTGASFRFWNTEWPVPGGTTFQYAVYDASGAGGAPGRQLAGPFDGTALRNDQWTTVEFPEPVIVTGDFYIVYVQSVAGTSAPGLATDENGTNAGRSWQRVSGAWSTSPVEEGNYMIRAVVRYPVNAPVLTVPANTYTNQSTFTVSGTSPASGAQIKIYNGKDLAGTTTVANGKFSYGVKLRSGINAITAEAVVDGKTTDRSLPIVIILDQTKPELTILTPAQGDRINAEVVHVTGNVVEQFLDKVTVNGQTVQVGKDRSFSHRVLVNEGENTITITATDIAGNKTTVTRTVYVETALPELTNITPAEDVRITSGESVTVSFDSKPGLQASFRIQLPLNLNAQGAGEIPLLETEPGRYTGTYTTPSSLVLDGGVIVIRAQDAAGNKVEAEAAGRLFVSAAQEQSVPEPDSSPEETETEVGPPSAESLQP from the coding sequence TTGATAAAGATTAATCGGTTACGCAAGCCCATCTCCATGGGGCTCTCGCTTCTCCTTGCATTTTCGATCATTCATCCGGTTTCAGCTGAAAACTCCACATCATCCAAATTGGATATGAAATCTGGACTTGCCAAAGTTACGGAGTCCAAAGTAAACGCCAAGTTGACCAAAGAATTTGATGGTAGTGAATATGTTACCTATCTGGTGAAAATGAAGGAACAGGTGGATACAGCAGCAGTCTCCAAACAGGCCCTGGAAAAGGCGACTATCGCCAAACAAACGGCTTCAGCAACGAAGCTGTCCGTCCGGAATTCGGTCGTCAGCTCTCTGCGGGAAACGGCCTCACGTACACAATATCCATTGGAAACTTATCTGGAAAAGGAAGTTGACCTGGGCAAGGTCAAAGAATATAAAAGCTATTTTATTGTCAATTCACTGGCAGTAACGAGTACCAAAGAAGTCATGGAACAGATTGCGCTGCTGCCTGAGGTGGAGAAGATTCTACCGAATGAGACACGATACTTACAGAAAGCCGAAGTGAGTAAAGAACCGGCGAATGCGGTATCAGGCAAAGATGCTGTCCAAACGCCAGCTAAAGACTCTTCAGTCGGAGTCAAAGACAAAGAGCCTGCTGCAAAAGACAAGCTTGCGACAGAAAACGTGGAATGGAACCTGGATTACATCAATGCGCCAGCCGTGTGGGATCGGGGCATCGATGGAACAGGGATTGTTGTTGCCAATCTGGACAGTGGTGTAGATTATACCCATCCGGCGCTTCGCAGCAAATGGCGGGGACTGGATGCTTCAGGCAATATCGTTGATCCCGAACTGAGCTGGTATGATCCGCACAGTAATGCTTCCCTCCCTGCGGACGGAGACGGGCATGGTACGCACACGATGGGTACGATGGTTGGCTCTGAAGCAGATGGCACCAACCAGATCGGGGTTGCTCCCGGTGCGAAGTGGATTGGTGTGCGGATATTCAATCCGGAGACAACAGATGCCATCATTCTGGATGGCGGACAGTGGTTGATCGCTCCGGTTGATGCGGAAGGCAATCTGCATCCTGAACTTGCACCGGATGTCGTCAACAACTCATGGGGCGGCGGCCCGGGACTTGATGAATGGTTCCGACCTATGGTTCAAGCCTGGCGTGATGCGCAGATTTTTCCCGAATTCTCTGCGGGAAATGTAACACTGACGAATCCGGGTGGTCCCGGCTCCGTTGCGAACCCGGCCAATTATCCCGAAAGCTTCGCAACGGGAGCCACAGATATCAATGGTAATCTGGGTTCCTTCTCCCTGCTGGGCCCATCCCCGTATGATGAGATCAAACCGGAAGTATCTGCCCCTGGGGTGAATATCCGTTCATCAGTTCCGGGCGGAGTATATGAGGGAGGCTGGAACGGAACATCCATGGCAGGCCCGCATACAACTGCACTTGCTGCACTGCTGCTTCAGGCCAATCATTCCCTTACGGTGGATCAGCTGGAGCAGATCATTACAGATACAGCCACGCCGAGAACGGATAGTCAGTATCCGACCTCTCCTAATAACGGCTACGGTCACGGCATTATTAATGCCCTTGATGCTGTGGGTTCTGTACTCGAAGGGATCGGCACAGTATCCGGCAGAGTGGTTACAGCCGGAGATGATCTGGAAGAGCCAGTACTGGTACATACCCCTGTTAATTCAGCCTTTACAGGCATTGATATACCATTAACCGCTCATGTGACAGATAACGTCGCAGTAGTCTCCGTCGAGGCTTTTGCCAAAACGACAGGTACCAACCAGTACGTTTATCTACCGATGAACCGGATTGCTGGGGATAACAAAGATGGGACATATACAGCGACAATCCCTGCTTTTCTCATTGAGCCACAAGGTGTAGAGTATTATATCCGCGTAAATGATTACGGCAACAACGGATTCGAAAGTCAGGTATATAAAGTGGCTGTGTCCAATGGTGTTCAGCCAGGGTACCTTCAGGATTTTGAAGAAGATCAGCTGGGCTTCACGACTGGCGGAACCGGAAGTACTTGGGTATGGGGAGCACCAACCAGTGGTCCTGGAAGTGCATACTCCGGTGACAAGGTGATTGCAACCAATCTGCAAGGAACTTATGTGGCGAATAGCAATGCATATTTGCTTGCGCCGCCAATTGATCTCACCGAGAGTCCGGAAGGGGCATTGTTATCCTTCAAGCACTGGTATGACTTGGAGAATAACATCGACTTCGGCAAGGTATACATCGCTTCCGAGGATAGCGATTATGTGTTCGAAGAGCTGTTAACCTTCACGGGTACAGGTGGCAATTGGAAGACACAATATGTTGATCTTCGCGAATACGCGGGACAGCAGGTGTTCATCAAGTTCAATCTGACGAGCGATAATTCATTGCAAAAAGCTGGCTGGTACATTGATGATTTCGCTGTAGAAGAGCTGGATGAGATTGCTCCGGGCGCACCTGCCGGATTGTCTGCGACGGCCGATATTCTTGGTAATGTAGCCTTGAGCTGGACGGGTCCGAGTGATGAGGATCTCGAATCCTATATCGTATATCGCTCCACAACCGCAGGTTCAGGTTATGAATCCATTGGAACTGCAACAGGAACAACGTTTACAGATACGGCTACGGTGACAGATTCGACGTATTATTATACCGTTTCCGCACTTGATTATAGTGGCAATGAAAGCGACAAATCGAATGAGGTCTCCATTACAGTAGAGGTGCCTCAGGATATCTACATCGATCATTTCGATGGCAGTGATGATAATGGCTGGACTCATTCAGGAACCAAAGATGAGTGGGAACGCGGTATTCCGGTAACGGGTCCTGCCAGCGCGGTTTCTCCACCGAATGTCTGGGCGACCGATCTCGACAATACGTACGAGAGTGGTTCCAACTATTCACTCGTATCTCCGGTCATTGATTTGACGGATGTATCCGAAGGAACACTTACGTTTAATCATTGGTACGAGATTGAGAGTGGATACGACTACGGATATGTGGAAGTCACCAAGGATGGTGGGACCACATGGTCAGAACTGGGCAAATTCTCTCATACTACAAACGGTAAACAATGGACACCCGTATTTTATGATCTGGATGCACTTACCGGTAATGAAGTTCAATTCCGGTTCCGCCTGACCTCAGACAACAGTGTTGTGAAGACAGGCTGGTTCATTGATGATTTCCGTGTACTGGGAGTTGCTGCGGAGACGGTAACGGAGGACAGTGCGGTTGTGCTTAACAATGACAAACCAAAACCGTCCTATGATAATCCATGGTACAAAATTTCGCGGACAGACAAAGCGGAATTTAACAAAACGAAACAGCAACAACCGGAAGTTGAAAAACCAGAAACAGGTTCGGTTAATCCACAAAGCCTGCCTGCAAGTGCAACGGTTACCGTACTGGAAACCGGACGTTCGGTGAAGACAGATCCAGCTACAGGCAAGTATAATTTCACACACGTAGCAGGTGATTACACGTTAAAAGCTGAAGCATATGGATATTATCCTCAAACTCAGCAGGTAACGATCACGGATGGCAATGGTGCCAAAGCCAACTTTAATCTGGAGGAAATCCCTCATGGGCAGATTGAAGGTGTAGTAACCGATGAGCGGACAGGCCAACCATTGGCTGATGCTTCCGTCCTCGTGGTGGAAGATGCCAATATAGGTGAAGTTCGCACAGGTTCAGATGGCAGCTTCAATATTCAGGTATTGGAAGGAAGTTATACCCTGTCCATCCGGGCTGCGGATTATTACAGTAAAACCGTAACTGTAACTGTACCTGGTAATGGGACAGCAGAGGCAAATGTTGCCTTGAAACCATTCATCGGTTTCCCAGGGGAAATTGCTTATGATGATGGATCAGCAGAGAACGCACGAGCTTTTAACGCTGCGGATAACGCTTGGGCAGTTCGAATGACACCAGAGCTGGAGACCGCTCAACTGACAGGTGCATCGTTCCGATTCTGGAACACAGAGTGGCCTGTGCCTGGAGGTACAACGTTCCAATATGCCGTATATGATGCATCGGGTGCGGGTGGAGCTCCAGGACGACAGCTGGCTGGACCATTCGACGGTACTGCACTTCGTAACGATCAATGGACAACCGTTGAATTCCCAGAACCGGTCATTGTAACGGGTGACTTCTATATCGTGTATGTACAAAGCGTAGCCGGAACAAGTGCTCCGGGACTCGCTACCGATGAGAATGGTACGAATGCTGGTCGAAGCTGGCAGCGTGTAAGCGGAGCATGGAGTACTTCACCGGTAGAAGAAGGCAATTACATGATTCGTGCAGTCGTGAGATATCCGGTAAATGCACCTGTGCTCACAGTACCTGCAAACACGTATACGAATCAATCGACCTTTACTGTGTCGGGAACGTCTCCGGCATCTGGAGCTCAGATCAAGATCTACAACGGCAAGGATCTGGCTGGCACCACAACAGTGGCAAATGGGAAGTTCTCATACGGTGTGAAGCTCCGTTCTGGCATTAATGCGATTACTGCGGAGGCAGTGGTAGACGGTAAAACAACGGACCGTTCACTCCCCATAGTCATTATTCTGGATCAGACCAAACCAGAGTTAACGATTCTCACGCCAGCTCAAGGGGATCGCATCAATGCAGAAGTGGTTCACGTAACGGGTAATGTCGTGGAACAATTCCTCGATAAGGTAACCGTTAACGGACAAACCGTACAAGTGGGTAAAGACAGAAGCTTCAGTCACCGTGTATTGGTCAATGAAGGCGAGAACACAATTACCATTACAGCAACCGATATCGCTGGTAACAAAACAACCGTAACCCGCACCGTCTATGTGGAAACGGCGTTGCCAGAACTTACGAATATTACTCCGGCTGAGGATGTTCGAATCACATCAGGGGAGAGTGTTACCGTTTCATTTGACAGTAAACCTGGTCTGCAAGCATCTTTCCGTATTCAGTTACCTTTGAATCTGAATGCCCAAGGCGCAGGAGAGATTCCATTGCTGGAGACTGAACCTGGTCGTTACACGGGTACGTACACAACACCTTCATCCCTTGTTCTGGATGGTGGAGTCATTGTGATTCGTGCTCAGGATGCAGCAGGCAACAAAGTAGAGGCGGAAGCAGCTGGACGATTGTTCGTCAGCGCAGCACAAGAACAATCCGTTCCAGAACCAGATTCGAGCCCTGAAGAGACTGAAACAGAAGTAGGTCCACCGTCCGCTGAGAGTCTGCAACCTTAA
- a CDS encoding GntR family transcriptional regulator: MLVLGKDSASKPMYEQIFESLRERIQLHQYQVGERVPSEKELCDEFGVSRITTKKALEMLASEQLIVRQPGRGSFVADTADVLQERSNRPAPRSAIKDPEKKLLIGLVITNFSDMYGTELLYGMEEASREHDCFLVLRRSFGIPEQEEQSIQELLELGVDGLIIFPAQGEYFSDEILKLVVNKFPFVLIDRYLKGIPASSVSTDNVGAAREGMNYLFDLGHRHIAFLTQPPANTTPIEERIEGIIEAHHDQGVLVNRELWLESFLSTLPSVFDPQVEVRDVETLVEHLQKYPQITALFAAEYHIALLAEQAADQLGLKIPEDLSIICFDSPNAAEGSRVTHMRQSQFDMGKQAFEMVLQSMQNNEMAVNRVILPARLVKGKSTSMVKQKG, from the coding sequence GTGCTTGTATTGGGGAAAGATTCGGCATCCAAGCCGATGTATGAACAGATCTTTGAATCCTTGCGCGAACGGATACAGCTTCATCAATATCAAGTGGGTGAGCGTGTTCCTTCGGAGAAAGAATTATGTGATGAATTCGGAGTGAGCCGGATTACAACTAAAAAAGCGCTTGAGATGCTGGCGAGTGAACAATTAATTGTTCGTCAGCCGGGACGGGGTTCTTTTGTAGCCGACACAGCAGATGTGTTACAGGAAAGATCTAACAGACCTGCTCCGCGTTCTGCGATCAAAGATCCAGAGAAGAAGCTGCTCATTGGTCTGGTCATTACTAATTTCAGCGATATGTATGGTACAGAACTGTTATATGGGATGGAAGAAGCTTCGCGAGAGCATGATTGTTTTCTCGTACTTAGACGCTCCTTCGGGATTCCTGAGCAGGAGGAACAAAGCATTCAGGAACTGCTGGAACTGGGGGTGGACGGATTGATTATTTTCCCGGCACAGGGTGAATATTTCAGCGATGAGATTCTTAAACTGGTCGTTAACAAATTCCCGTTTGTTCTGATTGACCGGTACCTGAAAGGTATTCCAGCTTCATCTGTCAGTACGGATAACGTAGGCGCGGCGCGAGAAGGGATGAATTATCTGTTCGATCTCGGTCACCGACATATCGCTTTTCTGACGCAGCCTCCGGCGAACACCACACCGATTGAAGAACGAATTGAAGGAATCATTGAGGCTCATCATGATCAAGGAGTTCTGGTGAACAGGGAACTGTGGTTAGAATCTTTTCTTTCGACACTGCCAAGTGTGTTTGATCCTCAAGTCGAGGTCCGTGATGTGGAGACACTGGTGGAACATTTACAGAAATACCCTCAGATTACTGCACTTTTTGCTGCGGAGTATCACATTGCTTTACTTGCAGAACAGGCAGCCGATCAGCTTGGATTGAAGATTCCGGAGGATTTGTCCATCATTTGCTTTGACAGTCCAAACGCTGCCGAAGGAAGCCGTGTAACCCATATGAGACAAAGCCAGTTTGATATGGGAAAACAGGCATTTGAGATGGTGCTTCAAAGTATGCAGAACAACGAAATGGCAGTGAACAGGGTTATTTTGCCTGCCCGATTGGTGAAGGGTAAGTCAACGAGTATGGTGAAACAAAAGGGTTAA